The Desulfovibrio sp. genome has a window encoding:
- a CDS encoding PAS domain-containing protein, which yields MGSTQQYPQFLAGKRESLKAMIAATPPALVLLTDKQAMEFWAENRNELAPSVPVIFCGIRDAIPRNLREQKLVSGVVERPMFSAAVEAAIKLVPSASKLLVLGGRSLGFDVVKAMLESDLASLSSKIAVEYLSDIDIASIEQRLAGLGPEWIVLAVGRPSEEGRLLTGQEAAERVTKASPVPVFVTWNSWSGHGPVGGEIIVPEDQGMAAAQMALEVIRGSSPGTMPPEVLARGRYIFDYRALKRFGLDENLLPPGSQVIHKQLSFYEANKQLVWVYSVVTLFLILVSCVLAFYSATLHRLKNQLGVQVSFVQSLMEAMPTPVFFKDVRGVYQGCNRAFESFLAIGRDRLIGRTVHDLFPEKEADVFKKQDDALFSSGPVQIYEFEKSTPDGPRQIRFHKALYYDAAQRVAGLVGVVADFTDLYNAERELEKNRIYLQAIFDASPSAIFCVDENGIVTHTNAKAREICGDCSLADLKSALPRMPQLVDSVRGSILEERVVAVPRQISVVNGISKAEDVVIYPLNAMGLREAVVRIDDVTEQHRLQELLVQTEKMMSVGGLAAGMAHEINNPLGGIMQSAQVMHSRLGSDMPANLASAQKAGCTMESIQAYLQDRDIPRLLEGLRVSAKRAAAIVANMLEFSKRSSSAWLPVEVNTLVEKSLELIHQDYNLAENYDFKRISVVREYAPENPSVPCSPQQIQQVVFNLLRNAAQAMAQAGTPHPTITVRTCVRDEWVALEVEDNGPGMDEKTRRKVFEPFFTTKAPGHGTGLGLSITYFIVRENHGGEILVESEMGKGAKFVVKLPLRAKKAL from the coding sequence ATGGGCTCTACCCAACAGTATCCTCAGTTCCTTGCAGGCAAGCGCGAATCCCTCAAAGCTATGATCGCGGCTACTCCTCCAGCCTTGGTGCTGCTGACAGACAAGCAGGCCATGGAATTCTGGGCGGAGAACCGTAACGAACTGGCACCGTCGGTCCCGGTGATCTTTTGCGGCATACGGGATGCGATACCCAGGAATTTGCGGGAGCAGAAGCTGGTCAGCGGTGTGGTTGAGCGTCCAATGTTCAGCGCTGCTGTGGAGGCCGCAATCAAATTGGTGCCAAGTGCGAGCAAACTTTTGGTGCTTGGGGGAAGAAGCTTGGGCTTCGATGTGGTGAAGGCCATGCTCGAAAGCGACCTCGCGTCCCTGTCTTCGAAGATCGCGGTGGAATACCTATCTGATATTGATATCGCATCCATCGAACAGCGTCTTGCGGGCCTTGGCCCTGAATGGATCGTGCTGGCGGTGGGACGGCCCAGTGAGGAAGGGCGTCTTCTCACCGGCCAGGAAGCGGCTGAGAGGGTTACGAAGGCGAGCCCGGTGCCAGTTTTCGTAACGTGGAATTCCTGGTCCGGCCATGGCCCGGTGGGGGGGGAGATCATCGTCCCGGAGGATCAGGGTATGGCCGCTGCCCAAATGGCCCTTGAAGTCATCAGGGGAAGTAGTCCCGGGACGATGCCTCCGGAAGTTCTGGCCCGCGGGCGGTACATCTTCGACTACAGGGCGCTCAAACGCTTTGGGCTCGATGAAAACTTGCTGCCTCCCGGTAGCCAAGTGATTCATAAGCAACTGTCGTTTTACGAGGCCAACAAGCAGCTCGTATGGGTGTACAGTGTTGTCACCCTTTTTCTGATTTTGGTGTCGTGCGTACTGGCATTCTATTCAGCCACGCTGCACAGGCTGAAGAACCAGCTCGGGGTGCAGGTAAGCTTCGTGCAGTCGCTCATGGAGGCCATGCCCACGCCGGTGTTTTTCAAGGATGTCCGGGGAGTGTACCAGGGATGCAACCGGGCCTTTGAGTCCTTCCTCGCGATAGGGCGGGATCGCCTCATAGGGCGGACCGTGCATGATCTCTTTCCGGAAAAAGAAGCGGACGTGTTTAAAAAACAGGATGATGCGCTTTTTTCATCCGGGCCGGTGCAGATATATGAGTTCGAAAAGTCCACCCCGGATGGCCCCAGGCAGATCAGGTTCCATAAGGCGCTCTATTACGACGCAGCCCAGCGGGTGGCCGGTCTGGTTGGGGTGGTGGCGGACTTTACCGACCTCTATAACGCTGAGCGCGAGCTCGAAAAAAACCGCATATATCTGCAGGCCATCTTCGATGCGTCGCCGTCAGCGATTTTCTGCGTGGATGAAAACGGAATAGTGACACACACCAATGCCAAGGCCCGGGAGATATGCGGCGATTGTTCCCTGGCTGATCTGAAATCCGCATTGCCGCGTATGCCTCAGCTGGTCGATTCTGTCCGTGGCTCAATACTTGAGGAACGCGTGGTGGCTGTTCCCAGACAGATTTCAGTGGTGAACGGTATCAGCAAGGCAGAGGATGTGGTCATCTATCCGTTGAACGCCATGGGGCTTCGCGAGGCCGTGGTTCGCATCGACGACGTCACTGAACAGCACCGCTTGCAGGAGCTGCTGGTGCAGACCGAGAAGATGATGTCCGTGGGTGGGCTGGCGGCCGGGATGGCGCATGAAATCAATAATCCCCTGGGAGGCATCATGCAGAGCGCCCAGGTCATGCACTCCCGTTTGGGCTCGGACATGCCGGCCAACCTGGCATCTGCCCAAAAGGCCGGCTGCACCATGGAGAGCATCCAGGCCTACCTGCAAGACAGAGACATCCCGCGTCTGCTTGAGGGGCTTCGTGTGTCCGCAAAGCGCGCGGCGGCAATCGTCGCAAACATGCTCGAATTCAGCAAACGCAGTTCGTCCGCATGGTTGCCTGTGGAAGTGAATACGCTGGTTGAGAAGTCGCTCGAGCTTATACATCAGGATTACAATCTCGCGGAGAACTACGACTTCAAAAGAATAAGCGTTGTCAGGGAATATGCTCCGGAAAATCCCAGCGTTCCCTGCTCTCCGCAGCAGATCCAGCAGGTGGTTTTCAATCTTCTGCGCAATGCCGCTCAGGCCATGGCCCAAGCCGGAACGCCGCATCCGACCATCACCGTGCGAACCTGCGTGCGTGATGAGTGGGTTGCCCTTGAGGTGGAGGACAACGGCCCTGGCATGGATGAGAAGACCAGACGCAAGGTTTTTGAGCCGTTTTTTACGACCAAGGCCCCCGGACACGGAACGGGGCTCGGGTTGTCCATCACCTACTTTATCGTTCGCGAAAACCACGGCGGGGAGATCCTGGTCGAATCCGAGATGGGCAAGGGCGCGAAGTTCGTGGTCAAACTGCCACTAAGAGCAAAGAAAGCTCTTTGA